The Labeo rohita strain BAU-BD-2019 chromosome 22, IGBB_LRoh.1.0, whole genome shotgun sequence genomic sequence ttattgggCACTTACTTGTCTGTGACTCACTGTCGTTTTGTTCTCTTTCAGTTGTGCCTCGTCTAGACAGATGTCCAGTAAGAAGTGGTTGCTGGTTTGTGTCCTGGTTCCAGGAACTGCTTTACTACTACTGTATCTCTATTATAACCCTATGACAAAaggagaaaaacagaaagaaccACAAAGGTACCCtcttccaaaaaaacaaagcacaaacacacaaagtgaGGATCCTGTACAAGAAGAACCAGGGTTGTACCATGTGGCTTATCCCCGAAAATACAAATTCATCATTGACCAGCCAAAAATATGTGAAGAGCAAAAGCCCTTCTTGGTGGTTATAGTCCCAGTGCCTCCTGGGGACGCTGAGGCACGCAATGGCATTAGGAGGACGTGGGGTAGAGATAAGGTTGTTGGGAACAAAGTGGTGGTGGTGCTGTTTATTTTGGGCTTACACGGTGGAAACGATGAAGAAACAATGCAGGAGCAACTCCGCAATGAGAGCCAGCAGTACCAAGACCTTCTCCAGAGCAACTTCCTGGATTCCTACAAGAATCTGACCATTAAAACCATGATAATGATGGAATGGCTCAGCATGAATTGTCAACAGGCGTCATTTGCTATGAAAGTGGATGCTGACGTGCTTATAAACATGAACAACCTAATAAATATGCTTGTGAGTCTGAACCCAGTACCAACCAACTATATGACCGGGTTAGTGTGGTATGCAAGCCCTGTCATTCGAAATCCGTTCAACAAGTTTTTCCTTCCCTACGATGTGTACCCCAAAGACACATATCCTCCTTATCCTCTAGGCATGTGTTACATCATATCTCTGGACCTGCCGCAGAAATTTCTACAGGAATCGAAGCACTTTAAGCCCATATATATAGAGGATGCATATCTTGGCATGTGTTTGGAGCATTTGGGTATCGTCCCAACCAAACCGCCAAATATTGAACAGTTTGTGGTGACACCACCACAGTACAATCGCTGTTACTATTCTGGATTGATAGCAATACTTACAGCCAACTCAAATCAAATGACATCTTATTGGACAGATATTCATTCAACCACCAATCCATGCTAAGGTGGAAACATCCCAACTAATAAGATATACCTTAAGATTATGTGTTtgactaagaaaaaaaacaaaacaaaacattttacatcGGATTACTGGTtcactttaaattattacttttttgtgtgtttgtgtgtgagcattttatttgtttcaggTGAAACCGTTTGCAACATGCAGTATCCTGCTCAGGAGCAAAGACAAGTAttacatgtaaaaacatgtattttttttgttttttcattatttaaagtttaagaCATGTTAAAGAACAATAATTCATTCAGagaaaaacaacttaatttaataattaaataataatttgcttGTTAATGTACTCTTGTTTTTTGCACacactcatgtcattctaaattgacacactgtttttaaaatctaGTGTGTAT encodes the following:
- the b3galt11 gene encoding beta-1,3-galactosyltransferase 1, producing MSSKKWLLVCVLVPGTALLLLYLYYNPMTKGEKQKEPQRYPLPKKQSTNTQSEDPVQEEPGLYHVAYPRKYKFIIDQPKICEEQKPFLVVIVPVPPGDAEARNGIRRTWGRDKVVGNKVVVVLFILGLHGGNDEETMQEQLRNESQQYQDLLQSNFLDSYKNLTIKTMIMMEWLSMNCQQASFAMKVDADVLINMNNLINMLVSLNPVPTNYMTGLVWYASPVIRNPFNKFFLPYDVYPKDTYPPYPLGMCYIISLDLPQKFLQESKHFKPIYIEDAYLGMCLEHLGIVPTKPPNIEQFVVTPPQYNRCYYSGLIAILTANSNQMTSYWTDIHSTTNPC